From a region of the Paenibacillus sp. R14(2021) genome:
- a CDS encoding HPr family phosphocarrier protein produces the protein MTRHPVVVRLKTGLHARPAALFVQEANKFSSEVFVEKDDKKVNAKSIMGIMSLAISSGTEVTISAEGSDADQAVTALVNLVSKEELENQ, from the coding sequence ATGACAAGGCATCCGGTTGTCGTTCGACTGAAGACAGGTCTTCATGCAAGACCGGCCGCACTTTTTGTTCAGGAAGCGAACAAGTTTTCTTCCGAGGTCTTTGTAGAGAAAGACGATAAAAAAGTGAACGCAAAATCGATTATGGGGATTATGAGCCTTGCAATCAGTTCAGGTACTGAGGTAACGATTAGCGCGGAAGGTTCGGATGCCGACCAAGCTGTAACCGCTTTAGTCAATCTGGTCAGCAAGGAAGAGCTCGAGAACCAATAA